One Setaria italica strain Yugu1 chromosome II, Setaria_italica_v2.0, whole genome shotgun sequence DNA segment encodes these proteins:
- the LOC101757894 gene encoding uncharacterized protein LOC101757894 — MRAISSAAGGMLRARLRGAARVRGGGEGAGRWTTPGHEEQPKGYLFNRPPPPPGESRMWEDWELPCYVTSFLTVVILGVGLNAKPDLTIETWAHQKALERLQQQELAAAEAHAE; from the coding sequence ATGCGGGCGATCTCCTCGGCGGCGGGTGGGATGCTGCGGGCGCGGCTGcgcggggcggcgcgcgtccgcggcggcggcgagggggccGGGCGGTGGACGACCCCGGGGCACGAGGAGCAGCCCAAGGGGTACCTCTTcaaccgcccgccgccgccgccaggggagTCGCGCATGTGGGAGGACTGGGAGCTTCCCTGCTACGTCACCTCCTTCCTCACCGTCGTCATCCTCGGCGTCGGGCTCAACGCCAAGCCCGACCTCACCATCGAGACCTGGGCGCACCAGAAGGCGCTCGAGCGCCTCCAGCAgcaggagctcgccgccgccgaggcccacGCCGAGTGA